A genomic segment from Bradyrhizobium sp. ISRA430 encodes:
- a CDS encoding VOC family protein yields the protein MNQRLSLVSLVVADYDEAITFFTRALNFELCEDTPLGGGKRWVVVRPPGGAGCGLLLRWTAAWRPRR from the coding sequence ATGAATCAGCGTCTGTCCCTCGTCAGTCTTGTGGTCGCGGACTATGACGAAGCGATCACCTTCTTCACACGCGCTTTGAATTTCGAGCTCTGCGAAGACACACCGCTCGGTGGCGGCAAGCGCTGGGTGGTCGTGCGGCCGCCGGGCGGCGCCGGCTGCGGCCTGCTACTGAGGTGGACCGCCGCTTGGCGGCCTCGTCGCTGA
- a CDS encoding nuclear transport factor 2 family protein produces MEADVRKLFERYQRLFNQALDGDVDMDEVASLYASEFIGAAPAGVRTGRNDDQFRQVMAQGYAHYRAIGTKDVRIRNIRLSPIDESHCVAHVAWTAIYTRKGQPDMPIDFDTHYFVQKLNGTPKVFGWVSGDEQALLKQHGIG; encoded by the coding sequence ATGGAAGCCGACGTCAGGAAACTATTCGAGCGATATCAGCGCCTTTTCAATCAAGCCCTCGATGGCGACGTGGATATGGATGAGGTCGCCTCGCTATATGCGTCCGAGTTTATTGGCGCCGCGCCTGCTGGGGTCAGGACCGGAAGGAACGACGACCAATTCAGGCAGGTCATGGCGCAGGGGTATGCCCACTATCGGGCGATCGGGACGAAGGATGTGCGGATACGCAATATCCGCCTTTCCCCAATCGACGAATCTCATTGCGTGGCCCACGTCGCCTGGACGGCGATCTACACCCGCAAAGGTCAGCCGGACATGCCGATAGATTTCGATACTCACTACTTCGTTCAAAAATTGAATGGGACCCCGAAGGTCTTCGGCTGGGTGTCAGGCGATGAGCAGGCGCTTTTGAAGCAGCACGGCATCGGTTAG
- a CDS encoding MFS transporter, producing the protein MPKTLRPIVSLLLGLAFLLAGSGLQFTLLPLRGSAEGFDDLALGVISSAYYVGFVSGCLLAPYLILRAGHIRAFTAMVAVAAAVALAYALAPVVAAWIVLRGVTGLCLAGLYLVVESWLNDRASNETRGLVLSAYVMVNYGAITLGQSLVTLYPVAEAGNFMVAAILSSLAIVPVALTRAAQPAPVTIVSFRVGQLYRAAPVALVASFMIGAANGAFWGLAPLSAAGSGLSIDQVALFMSTAVLAGAIVQLPVGRLSDRVDRRWVLLVLLIGAAAAGVASWLIAASGATLLLFGILFGALALPGYSLAAAHAYDKTPASDVVAIAATILLTNGLGSVVGPLIAATFMSAAGPRALFLFTAIAQALLAAYVFYRTRVQASLTSPRKTEFDLATTALVGTVVTHDALDPADPSIVIPEGYTRGPMQANARSAPASER; encoded by the coding sequence ATGCCGAAGACCTTGCGCCCGATCGTGTCGTTGCTCCTGGGGCTCGCGTTCCTGCTGGCAGGCAGCGGCCTGCAATTCACTTTGCTGCCGCTGCGGGGCAGCGCGGAAGGTTTTGACGATCTTGCGCTCGGCGTCATCAGTTCAGCCTATTATGTCGGCTTCGTCAGCGGCTGCCTGCTCGCGCCTTATCTGATCCTGCGCGCAGGACACATTCGCGCCTTTACAGCAATGGTCGCGGTGGCGGCTGCCGTGGCGCTTGCCTACGCGCTCGCGCCGGTGGTCGCGGCCTGGATCGTGCTGCGCGGCGTAACTGGCCTCTGCCTCGCCGGTCTCTATCTGGTGGTCGAGAGCTGGCTCAACGATCGGGCCTCGAACGAGACGCGCGGACTCGTACTGTCGGCTTATGTGATGGTCAATTATGGCGCCATCACACTTGGTCAGAGTTTGGTGACGCTTTATCCGGTCGCCGAAGCCGGGAACTTCATGGTGGCCGCCATACTGTCCTCGTTGGCCATTGTTCCGGTGGCACTGACCCGCGCCGCGCAACCAGCACCGGTTACCATCGTCAGCTTTCGCGTCGGGCAGCTATATCGCGCGGCGCCGGTTGCGCTGGTCGCAAGTTTCATGATTGGAGCCGCTAATGGTGCATTCTGGGGCCTTGCGCCGCTGTCGGCCGCCGGCAGCGGCCTCAGCATCGATCAGGTGGCGCTGTTCATGAGTACCGCGGTGCTGGCCGGCGCGATCGTCCAGCTCCCGGTCGGCCGTCTATCCGACCGCGTCGATCGTCGCTGGGTTCTGCTTGTTCTCTTGATAGGAGCTGCCGCCGCGGGCGTCGCCTCATGGCTGATCGCCGCATCGGGAGCGACGCTGCTGCTATTTGGCATTCTCTTCGGGGCGCTCGCGCTGCCCGGCTATTCGCTTGCCGCGGCCCACGCCTACGACAAGACCCCAGCGAGTGACGTCGTAGCGATCGCTGCTACAATCCTGCTTACCAACGGCCTCGGTTCGGTGGTCGGGCCTCTCATTGCCGCCACCTTCATGTCGGCGGCAGGACCGCGCGCGCTATTCCTGTTTACCGCGATAGCCCAGGCGCTGCTTGCGGCCTACGTATTCTACCGCACACGTGTCCAGGCCTCGCTTACCTCCCCGCGCAAGACCGAGTTCGATCTTGCCACAACCGCACTTGTGGGCACGGTGGTCACGCATGATGCGCTGGATCCGGCCGATCCCTCGATCGTGATCCCGGAGGGCTATACGCGCGGGCCCATGCAAGCCAATGCCAGGTCGGCTCCAGCGTCGGAGCGTTGA
- a CDS encoding CBS domain-containing protein: MLVREAMTTEPKVVNPQDTIQSAAELMSALGVGFLPVGADDRLVGMITDRDIAIRAIGKGRGPETPVAEAMTADVMYCFEDEDVEAACQSMGDLQVRRLPVLNSDKRLVGVIALGDVARKANGSAGVALAQISEPGGEHTQF, translated from the coding sequence ATGCTTGTTCGCGAGGCAATGACCACCGAACCAAAAGTCGTCAATCCCCAGGACACGATTCAATCCGCCGCAGAGCTCATGTCCGCCCTTGGCGTCGGCTTTCTGCCGGTTGGCGCCGATGACCGGCTCGTCGGAATGATCACCGACCGGGACATCGCTATTCGCGCGATTGGCAAAGGGCGAGGGCCCGAGACACCGGTCGCCGAGGCTATGACCGCGGACGTGATGTATTGCTTTGAAGACGAAGACGTCGAAGCGGCCTGTCAATCCATGGGGGATCTTCAGGTTCGCCGGCTGCCGGTCCTTAACAGCGACAAACGCCTCGTTGGTGTGATTGCACTCGGCGATGTCGCACGCAAGGCGAACGGGAGCGCCGGTGTGGCTCTTGCCCAGATATCCGAGCCTGGCGGCGAGCATACGCAGTTCTAG
- a CDS encoding DNA-3-methyladenine glycosylase I, translating to MTSFKTIRARAEKRKGGPTALEKLMPAKPDLKRLTKLGDDRILAEMTKRVFCAGFAWSVIETKWDGFEDAFLRFQPAKLAFQPEDYWEDLMRDTRIVRNGAKIMSVRENAAFVQEIAREHGSFGKFLAKWPSSDEIGLLDLLTKRGSRLGGNTGQMLLRFIGWDGFVTSKDVVACLRGAGLDIAEEVKSKGDLAKVQAQFNAWAEETGLPYTHMSRICALSVGENRSE from the coding sequence ATGACCTCCTTCAAGACCATTCGTGCCCGTGCCGAAAAGCGCAAGGGCGGGCCCACGGCACTGGAAAAGCTGATGCCGGCAAAGCCCGACCTGAAGCGGCTGACGAAACTAGGCGACGATCGCATCCTTGCGGAGATGACCAAGCGGGTGTTTTGCGCAGGCTTCGCTTGGAGCGTGATCGAGACCAAATGGGACGGGTTTGAAGATGCATTCCTGCGCTTCCAGCCGGCCAAGCTGGCCTTCCAGCCCGAGGACTATTGGGAGGACCTGATGCGCGACACGCGCATCGTTCGCAATGGCGCCAAGATCATGTCGGTGCGCGAGAACGCTGCCTTCGTCCAGGAGATCGCACGAGAGCACGGCAGCTTCGGCAAGTTCCTAGCGAAGTGGCCCTCATCCGACGAGATCGGCCTGCTCGATCTCCTTACCAAGCGCGGCAGCCGGCTCGGAGGCAACACCGGCCAGATGCTGCTGCGCTTCATCGGCTGGGACGGCTTTGTCACATCTAAGGACGTCGTTGCCTGCCTGCGTGGCGCCGGCCTCGACATTGCTGAGGAGGTGAAGTCGAAGGGCGATCTCGCCAAGGTGCAGGCGCAGTTCAACGCCTGGGCCGAGGAGACCGGTCTGCCCTACACGCATATGTCGCGGATCTGCGCGCTGTCGGTCGGCGAGAACCGGAGCGAATAG
- a CDS encoding metallophosphoesterase family protein, with the protein MRCLVVADLHYSLPQFDWLVSAAPHFDLIIFAGDALDVGSMVDFRAQIVVVRKYLALLAGQTRVILCSGNHDLDERNAEGEKIARWIAGVRELGIACDGDSLTIDDTLFTVCPWWDGPQVKQCIADQLRDAAGKRPQRWIWAHHAPPADSPTSWDGKRFFGDVELVQWIMQYQPSMVISGHVHQSPFIKDGSWFDRLGPTWVFNAGLQPGRPPTHIVLDLDANRAFWLAAGEAQWIGLNAPLKRPAAFVEEPPDWLTSLDRIADPSLARPQAAAG; encoded by the coding sequence ATGCGCTGCCTGGTCGTTGCAGACCTGCACTACTCGCTGCCGCAGTTTGACTGGCTGGTGAGCGCCGCGCCGCATTTCGACCTGATCATCTTTGCCGGCGACGCCCTCGATGTCGGCTCCATGGTGGACTTTCGCGCACAGATCGTGGTGGTGAGAAAGTACCTTGCGCTGCTGGCCGGTCAGACGCGCGTCATCCTTTGTTCCGGCAATCACGACCTCGACGAGCGCAATGCGGAGGGCGAGAAGATCGCACGCTGGATCGCGGGGGTGCGCGAGCTCGGGATCGCCTGCGACGGCGACAGCCTCACCATCGACGACACGTTGTTCACGGTGTGCCCGTGGTGGGATGGGCCGCAGGTCAAGCAGTGCATCGCGGACCAGCTTCGCGACGCCGCCGGCAAACGGCCGCAGCGATGGATCTGGGCCCATCACGCGCCGCCGGCGGATTCGCCGACGAGCTGGGACGGCAAGCGCTTCTTCGGCGACGTCGAGCTCGTGCAGTGGATCATGCAGTATCAGCCCTCGATGGTGATCTCGGGCCACGTGCATCAGTCGCCGTTCATCAAGGACGGCTCATGGTTCGACCGGCTGGGTCCGACCTGGGTGTTCAACGCGGGCCTACAACCCGGCCGGCCGCCGACACATATCGTACTGGATCTCGATGCGAACCGGGCGTTCTGGCTTGCCGCCGGCGAAGCACAGTGGATCGGTCTCAACGCGCCGCTGAAGCGGCCCGCTGCATTTGTCGAGGAGCCGCCGGACTGGCTCACATCCTTGGATCGGATTGCCGATCCGAGCCTGGCGAGACCTCAAGCGGCGGCAGGTTGA
- a CDS encoding cyclic nucleotide-binding domain-containing protein: MPSVLDFCTGGTERQVKAGTLVIAEGGTTGHLYVLMEGKLEVIKGDMVVATITEPGAVLGEMSVLLGQPHTATVRACSDAIIYEFDDAASFLKREPDVAILIARMLAQRLNVANTYLADLKRQYAGHGTHLAMVGEVLQSMINLPPLEVSPGSDRQSDPRM; this comes from the coding sequence ATGCCCTCAGTTTTGGACTTTTGCACCGGCGGGACGGAGCGGCAGGTCAAGGCCGGCACGCTCGTCATCGCCGAGGGCGGGACCACAGGCCATCTCTACGTTCTGATGGAGGGCAAGCTCGAGGTGATCAAGGGCGACATGGTGGTCGCCACCATCACCGAGCCCGGTGCGGTGCTCGGCGAAATGTCCGTGCTGCTCGGCCAGCCACACACCGCGACGGTGCGGGCCTGCTCCGATGCGATCATCTACGAATTCGACGATGCCGCCTCTTTCCTCAAGCGGGAGCCGGATGTGGCGATCCTGATCGCGCGCATGCTGGCCCAGCGGCTCAACGTCGCCAACACCTATCTCGCCGATCTCAAGCGGCAATATGCTGGCCACGGCACGCATCTGGCGATGGTCGGCGAGGTGCTCCAGAGCATGATCAACCTGCCGCCGCTTGAGGTCTCGCCAGGCTCGGATCGGCAATCCGATCCAAGGATGTGA
- a CDS encoding di-trans,poly-cis-decaprenylcistransferase yields the protein MQSGVTSQNEKLHVGIIMDGNGRWATRRGLSRARGHEAGVEAIRRIVEAAPRQGIGTLTLYAFSTDNWRRPKAEVAALMTLLRFYLANEVQSLLKNGVRLTVIGRRDRLPDGIAAAIARAEDATAHGNVLHLRIAVDYSARDAILNAAAKAAALTSLTREAFSQLVTGEASLRDVDLIIRTSGEKRLSDFLLWEGAYAELHFTERMWPEFDANDLAEALASFHGRERRFGGLQSLPLEPAPSL from the coding sequence ATGCAAAGTGGCGTCACGTCCCAGAACGAGAAGCTTCACGTTGGCATCATCATGGACGGCAACGGACGATGGGCGACGCGCCGCGGCCTGTCGCGCGCACGCGGCCATGAAGCCGGCGTCGAGGCGATCCGCCGCATCGTCGAGGCCGCGCCCAGGCAGGGCATCGGCACGCTGACGCTCTATGCCTTCTCGACCGACAATTGGCGCAGGCCCAAGGCCGAGGTCGCCGCACTCATGACGCTGCTCCGCTTCTATCTCGCCAACGAGGTGCAGAGCCTGCTGAAGAACGGCGTGCGCCTCACCGTGATCGGCCGCCGCGACCGCCTGCCGGACGGCATCGCCGCCGCTATCGCGCGTGCTGAGGACGCAACGGCGCATGGCAACGTGCTGCACTTGCGCATCGCCGTCGACTATTCGGCGCGCGATGCCATCCTCAACGCCGCGGCCAAGGCGGCCGCGCTGACGAGCCTCACCCGCGAGGCATTCTCCCAGCTCGTCACCGGGGAAGCGTCCTTGCGCGACGTCGATCTGATCATCCGCACCTCCGGCGAGAAACGGCTGTCAGACTTCCTGCTATGGGAAGGCGCCTACGCCGAGCTGCACTTCACCGAGCGGATGTGGCCCGAATTCGACGCCAATGATCTTGCCGAGGCGCTGGCGTCCTTCCACGGCCGTGAACGCCGTTTTGGCGGCCTCCAGTCCCTGCCGCTGGAGCCGGCGCCAAGTCTTTAG
- a CDS encoding transcriptional regulator, with translation MSKTDSAPFSYEGLDRVIHEKARLGLLTSLMAYPKGLAFADLKQLCGLTDGNLSRHLAVLQEAGLVEVTKGYEGNRPHTTCRLTKTGRRRFLDYLAVLERLVRDAAKAAGREAPPLGRLGILPT, from the coding sequence ATGTCGAAGACTGACAGCGCGCCGTTTTCCTATGAGGGGTTAGACCGCGTGATCCACGAGAAGGCGAGGCTCGGGCTCCTGACCTCGCTGATGGCTTATCCCAAAGGCCTGGCATTTGCCGATCTCAAGCAGCTCTGCGGCCTGACTGACGGCAATCTCAGCCGGCATCTTGCCGTGCTCCAGGAAGCCGGCCTCGTCGAGGTGACCAAGGGTTACGAAGGCAACCGTCCGCACACCACCTGCCGCCTGACCAAGACCGGCCGCCGCCGCTTCCTCGACTATCTCGCCGTGCTCGAGCGCCTCGTGCGCGACGCCGCCAAGGCCGCCGGCCGCGAAGCGCCGCCGCTCGGCAGGCTCGGCATCCTTCCGACCTGA
- a CDS encoding serine protease yields MLKSAVIACLLQALAIGVANAAGPFGSVSTGNWIGGAFTNDETRAFSHCAATAPYANGVSLVVGQNVAGSWLLSFASPAFKFTKGENAAIDVIFDGQEQARLFATANAPNMLTAIMPPNVTRTFQKASLMVATAGRTALQFQLTSTAPLIAALANCVTRVKADGIDKAGDFTKVAAKPPAAADKQTPSPAGKSGRAVSISGTGFVVSPSGHIVTNHHVIDGCVGDIKGNLAGEAAMVLRVVSSDATNDLALLRAPATVTFKDFARIRDRSMHSGDSVVAIGFPLHGLLTSDLTVTTGVVSSLSGIRNDTGRLQISAAIQAGNSGGPLFDMSGQVAGVVVSKLNALRMIKETGQLTENINFAIKTGALRDFLDNSVVPYQTAEPKGELKTTDIAGNARPYTMLISCNGTEQADAKR; encoded by the coding sequence ATGTTGAAGTCGGCTGTCATCGCGTGCCTGCTGCAGGCGCTCGCGATCGGAGTTGCGAATGCAGCGGGACCGTTCGGCTCGGTGAGCACCGGCAATTGGATCGGCGGTGCCTTCACCAATGATGAAACGCGCGCCTTCTCGCATTGTGCGGCGACCGCGCCCTATGCCAACGGCGTCAGCCTCGTCGTCGGCCAGAACGTGGCCGGTTCCTGGCTTTTGAGCTTTGCCAGCCCCGCATTCAAGTTCACCAAGGGCGAGAACGCCGCGATCGACGTGATCTTCGACGGCCAGGAGCAGGCTCGGCTGTTCGCGACCGCCAATGCGCCGAACATGCTCACCGCCATCATGCCGCCCAACGTCACGCGCACGTTTCAGAAGGCGAGCCTGATGGTGGCGACCGCGGGTCGTACCGCGCTGCAGTTCCAGTTGACCTCGACCGCGCCCTTGATCGCGGCGCTCGCCAATTGCGTCACCAGGGTGAAAGCCGACGGGATCGACAAGGCCGGCGATTTTACGAAGGTTGCCGCAAAGCCCCCGGCTGCCGCGGATAAGCAGACGCCCTCGCCAGCAGGCAAATCCGGTCGAGCCGTGAGCATCAGCGGCACGGGCTTCGTGGTCAGCCCGAGCGGGCATATCGTGACCAATCATCACGTGATTGACGGCTGCGTCGGGGATATCAAGGGCAATCTTGCCGGCGAGGCCGCGATGGTCTTGCGGGTCGTATCCAGCGATGCAACCAACGATCTCGCGCTGCTGCGAGCGCCGGCAACGGTCACATTCAAGGATTTTGCAAGAATCCGCGACCGCTCGATGCACTCCGGCGATTCCGTCGTGGCCATCGGCTTTCCCTTGCACGGCTTGCTCACCTCCGACCTGACCGTGACCACCGGCGTCGTGAGTTCACTCAGCGGCATCCGCAATGACACAGGTCGCTTGCAGATCAGCGCGGCAATCCAGGCAGGCAACAGCGGTGGGCCGTTGTTCGATATGTCCGGCCAGGTGGCAGGCGTCGTTGTGTCCAAACTCAATGCACTGAGGATGATCAAGGAGACCGGGCAGCTTACCGAGAACATCAACTTCGCCATCAAGACCGGTGCGCTGCGCGACTTCCTCGACAATTCGGTGGTGCCCTATCAGACCGCGGAGCCCAAGGGCGAGCTCAAGACCACCGACATCGCCGGCAATGCACGCCCCTACACCATGCTGATCTCCTGCAACGGCACCGAGCAGGCGGACGCGAAGCGGTAG
- a CDS encoding thioredoxin family protein — MQQHQIVSREQWIAARKAHLAHEKELTQARERLAEERRRLPWVKVDKNYVFDSPNGKITLGDLFKGRPQLVVQHVMFAPDWDAACKSCSFWADGFERMVPHLAARDTTMVAVSLAPVAKLEAFKKRMGWTFDWVSSGDNDFNSDYEVTFSREQIDKGVPKYNFGTTPFYGPELPGISVFYRNEAGEIFHTYSCFARGLDMMNAAYQYLDLTPLGRHEEGLPYPMDWVRLRDQYEPQATKGACCHG; from the coding sequence ATGCAACAACATCAGATCGTCTCGCGCGAGCAATGGATTGCGGCCCGCAAAGCCCATCTGGCGCATGAGAAGGAGCTGACACAGGCGCGCGAGCGCCTCGCCGAGGAACGCCGCCGGCTTCCGTGGGTCAAGGTCGACAAGAACTACGTCTTCGACAGCCCGAACGGTAAGATCACCCTCGGCGATCTCTTCAAGGGCCGGCCGCAACTCGTGGTGCAGCACGTGATGTTCGCGCCCGACTGGGACGCCGCCTGCAAGAGCTGCTCGTTCTGGGCCGACGGGTTTGAGCGCATGGTGCCGCACCTCGCCGCGCGCGACACCACTATGGTCGCGGTCTCGCTGGCGCCGGTGGCCAAGCTCGAGGCCTTCAAGAAGCGGATGGGCTGGACCTTCGATTGGGTCTCCTCCGGCGACAACGACTTCAACTCCGACTACGAAGTCACGTTCAGTCGCGAGCAAATCGACAAGGGCGTGCCGAAGTACAATTTCGGTACCACGCCGTTCTATGGCCCCGAGCTGCCCGGCATCAGCGTGTTCTACCGCAACGAGGCCGGCGAGATCTTTCACACCTATTCCTGCTTTGCGCGCGGCCTCGACATGATGAATGCCGCCTATCAGTACCTCGACCTCACGCCGCTCGGCCGTCACGAGGAGGGGCTGCCATATCCAATGGATTGGGTCCGCCTGCGCGACCAGTACGAGCCGCAGGCGACCAAGGGGGCGTGCTGTCACGGGTGA
- a CDS encoding SRPBCC domain-containing protein, producing MRWFGPPNMKPATLNAELDVRAGGRYRISFTRDDGEYFEAGGTYREVVPNERLVFTWAWHSTPERESLVTITLKPDSTGTLMVFHHAQFFDETARDNHQRGWSSFFDKLDAFVA from the coding sequence GTGCGATGGTTCGGGCCGCCGAACATGAAACCGGCCACGCTGAACGCCGAGCTCGACGTCCGCGCCGGCGGCCGCTACCGGATCAGCTTCACCCGCGACGACGGCGAATATTTCGAAGCCGGCGGGACCTACCGCGAGGTGGTGCCGAACGAGCGGCTGGTTTTCACCTGGGCCTGGCATTCGACGCCAGAGCGCGAATCGCTCGTGACGATCACACTGAAGCCGGACAGCACCGGCACGTTGATGGTGTTCCATCACGCCCAGTTCTTCGACGAAACCGCACGCGACAACCATCAGCGCGGCTGGAGCTCGTTCTTCGACAAGCTCGACGCCTTCGTCGCCTGA
- a CDS encoding metalloregulator ArsR/SmtB family transcription factor: MVKYQDETLDRTFAALSDPTRRALLARLGAQDSLSVSELAAPFPISLPAIMKHLDVLSDAGLIVREKSGRTVSCRLTARPMEQAMNWLNRYAQFWSDNLDRLAAFVEENPWPTQPLAPISVPPNAQASRSRAASARGRKRSTPPGRKPSS, encoded by the coding sequence ATGGTTAAGTATCAGGACGAGACGCTGGACCGCACCTTTGCGGCATTGTCCGATCCGACGCGGCGCGCGCTGCTGGCACGCCTCGGCGCGCAGGACAGCCTGTCGGTGAGTGAGCTGGCCGCGCCGTTTCCGATCTCGCTGCCGGCGATCATGAAACATCTCGATGTGTTGTCGGATGCCGGACTGATCGTGCGGGAGAAGAGCGGGCGTACGGTCTCTTGCCGGCTCACCGCGAGGCCGATGGAGCAGGCGATGAACTGGCTCAATCGCTACGCGCAGTTCTGGTCCGACAATCTCGATCGCCTTGCCGCCTTTGTGGAGGAAAACCCATGGCCAACGCAGCCGCTGGCGCCGATCTCCGTGCCGCCGAACGCCCAAGCCTCACGCTCACGCGCCGCCTCCGCGCGCGGCCGGAAAAGGTCTACGCCGCCTGGACGCAAGCCGAGCAGCTAG
- a CDS encoding DUF3551 domain-containing protein has translation MRKTQLALLTLGATVLAGVVSVTPAAARDYPWCAQGGEFDYPGECAYSTYEQCLASVSGRLLYCGPNPLVAYGQAPWPQPQPLPQPRRRARPVTPY, from the coding sequence ATGCGCAAGACGCAATTGGCGTTGCTGACGCTGGGTGCGACGGTCCTTGCCGGTGTTGTCAGCGTCACTCCCGCGGCGGCGCGCGACTATCCCTGGTGCGCCCAGGGCGGCGAGTTCGATTATCCCGGCGAATGCGCCTACAGCACCTATGAGCAATGTCTGGCCAGCGTCTCCGGCCGGCTGTTGTACTGCGGTCCCAATCCGCTTGTCGCCTATGGTCAGGCGCCTTGGCCGCAACCGCAGCCGCTACCGCAGCCGCGTCGGCGCGCGCGGCCCGTCACGCCGTACTAG
- a CDS encoding tripartite tricarboxylate transporter substrate binding protein gives MITRRTALGLLAASPLAATPLSKALAADYPAHPVKWVVGYPPGGATDILARLIGQRLSEKFGQQFVIENKPGAGNNIGTESVVNAEPDGYTLLLVNPANYINASLYANLKFKFVSDIAPVASFQRVPNVMTVNKDVPAKNVAEFIEYVKANPGKVNMASSGNGTSVHLSGEMFMAMTGCKMQHVPYRGAAPAITDMLGGQVQVIFDNMPSIIQHIRSGALRAIGVTTTERSPLLPDVQAVAETVKGYEASALFGMGAPKNTPKEIIAKLNSEINAILAEPDMKKRLVELGGDPLVQTPEKFGDDIKAETDKWKKVVEFAGLKVE, from the coding sequence ATGATCACACGCCGTACCGCGCTGGGCCTGCTCGCAGCCAGTCCGCTTGCAGCCACCCCGCTGTCGAAGGCGCTTGCCGCCGATTATCCGGCGCATCCGGTGAAATGGGTTGTCGGCTATCCGCCGGGCGGAGCCACCGATATCCTGGCGCGCCTGATCGGCCAGCGGCTGTCGGAAAAGTTCGGCCAGCAATTCGTGATCGAGAACAAGCCGGGCGCCGGCAACAACATCGGTACCGAATCTGTGGTCAACGCTGAGCCCGACGGCTACACCTTGCTGCTGGTCAATCCGGCCAACTACATCAACGCCTCGCTCTACGCCAATCTGAAGTTCAAATTCGTGAGCGACATCGCACCGGTCGCCTCGTTCCAGCGCGTGCCGAACGTGATGACCGTCAACAAGGACGTGCCGGCGAAGAACGTCGCCGAGTTCATCGAATATGTGAAGGCCAATCCCGGCAAGGTGAACATGGCCTCGTCCGGCAACGGCACCTCGGTGCATCTGTCCGGCGAGATGTTCATGGCGATGACCGGCTGCAAGATGCAGCACGTGCCTTATCGTGGCGCCGCGCCCGCGATCACCGACATGCTCGGCGGCCAGGTGCAGGTGATCTTCGACAACATGCCCTCGATCATCCAACACATCCGTTCTGGCGCGCTTCGCGCGATCGGCGTGACCACGACGGAGCGTTCCCCGCTGCTGCCCGACGTGCAAGCGGTCGCAGAGACCGTGAAGGGTTATGAGGCGAGCGCATTGTTCGGCATGGGCGCGCCGAAGAACACGCCGAAGGAGATCATCGCCAAGCTCAACAGTGAGATCAACGCGATCCTCGCCGAGCCCGATATGAAGAAGCGCCTGGTCGAGCTCGGCGGCGATCCACTGGTCCAGACGCCGGAAAAGTTCGGCGATGACATCAAGGCCGAGACCGACAAGTGGAAGAAGGTCGTCGAATTCGCCGGCCTCAAGGTCGAGTAG
- a CDS encoding VOC family protein has protein sequence MPVKVEALDHLVINVSDVARTTEWYRKILGMEVKVFDPGGGKAPRTSLQFGNQKINVRPRDADRVEWFTADRATAGSEDLCFLTSATPDEVVAHLQANGVAIEEGPVPKQGARGTLRSVYCRDPDGSLIEISSYED, from the coding sequence ATGCCGGTCAAGGTCGAGGCTCTCGATCACCTCGTGATCAATGTCTCTGACGTCGCACGCACCACCGAGTGGTATCGCAAGATCCTCGGCATGGAAGTCAAGGTCTTCGACCCCGGTGGCGGCAAAGCGCCGCGGACTTCGCTTCAATTCGGTAACCAGAAGATCAACGTCCGGCCGCGCGATGCCGACAGGGTGGAATGGTTCACCGCGGACCGGGCGACCGCCGGCAGCGAGGATCTGTGCTTTCTCACCTCCGCCACACCCGATGAGGTCGTGGCGCATTTGCAGGCAAACGGTGTCGCGATCGAGGAAGGCCCGGTTCCCAAGCAGGGCGCCCGCGGCACGCTGCGCTCGGTCTATTGCCGCGATCCGGACGGCAGCCTGATCGAAATTTCGTCGTACGAAGATTAG